A section of the Mergibacter septicus genome encodes:
- the rne gene encoding ribonuclease E, translating into MKRMLINATQKEELRVALVDGQRLFDLDIESPGHEQKKANIYKGIITRVEPSLEAAFVDYGAERHGFLPLKEIAREYFPADYVFDGRPNIKDIIKEGQEVIVQVNKEERGNKGAALTTFVSLAGSYLVLMPNNPKAGGISRRIEGEERQELKEALSSLDIPDGVGLIIRTAGVGKSPEELQWDLHILLHHWEAIKQASQSRPAPFLIHQESDVIVRAIRDYLRRDIGEILIDSPKIYEKAKAHIKLVRPDFTNRIKLYQGEVPLFSHFQIESQIESAFQREVRLPSGGSIVIDVTEALTAIDINSSRSTRGGDIEETALNTNLEAADEIARQLRLRDLGGLIVIDFIDMTPIRHQREVENRLRDAVRQDRARIQISRISRLGLLEMSRQRLSPSLNESSHHICPRCQGTGKVRDNESLSLSILRLLEEEALKEHTKQVHTIVPVKIATYLLNEKRKTIADIEKRHNVDILVVPNEHMETPHFSVFRLRNGETTNTLSYNLAKLHEEQDDYCMSEDALVSRKIEIPTANSTDTAAVEINIPSPAPVIERKEKEKISLFSRLINFIKKLFSGDTTEEKESKGRNQRRRRNSNRREREKETRQNRQARNEKRENKTQSEKESNKRNNRSNRKANTEADKVKDLPITELQEQTKEQNVTPRRQRRDLRKKVRLTQEVETAITEQNQTETVITETTTPSEKVVSTPEPVSKTAIFEEKTLVSQQNKPTEEIIELPVVIDNSTETVTTETNTSERHHKEGRQRRSPRHLRMGKQRRRHQHNDELKVSPMPLFMAVASPELASGKIHISLAKPQPIKEANFVSVDEMLQQQSVETNTILPATAIVEEQKPVKPLIDVLTMIANGKEGKPEQPHFPSEQGEVITVSTPAIVADAITEEQQATVVEIQPNLETKNDTLENTAEIIPSPVQPVEEKTITSEPQKMTRVTSEATAAPTLSEMGTLTVDVKQYQSTFLFKGRVGTISSVQHTKAKATVAPSMQYLPTEIDITEWKGSRFSFRGRRKAGHHAAVEHIYVEPTQARVKTENIE; encoded by the coding sequence ATGAAAAGAATGTTAATTAATGCAACTCAAAAAGAGGAGTTGCGAGTCGCCCTAGTTGATGGGCAACGACTGTTTGACTTGGACATTGAAAGTCCGGGGCACGAACAAAAAAAAGCCAATATTTATAAAGGGATAATCACCCGAGTTGAACCAAGCCTTGAAGCCGCATTTGTTGACTATGGCGCAGAACGCCACGGTTTCCTACCATTAAAAGAAATTGCACGAGAATACTTCCCTGCAGATTATGTTTTCGATGGACGTCCTAATATCAAAGATATTATCAAGGAAGGTCAAGAAGTTATTGTTCAAGTTAATAAAGAAGAACGTGGCAATAAAGGTGCAGCATTAACCACTTTTGTTTCTCTAGCTGGTAGTTATCTAGTTTTAATGCCAAACAACCCTAAAGCGGGTGGTATTTCTCGCCGTATTGAAGGGGAAGAACGGCAAGAATTAAAAGAGGCTTTAAGTTCGTTAGATATTCCTGATGGCGTTGGCTTAATTATCCGCACTGCAGGTGTAGGAAAATCGCCTGAAGAATTACAATGGGACTTACATATTCTACTACACCACTGGGAAGCGATTAAACAAGCCTCACAATCTCGCCCTGCACCATTCCTCATTCATCAAGAAAGTGATGTTATTGTTCGTGCAATTCGAGACTATTTGAGACGAGATATTGGTGAAATTCTGATTGATAGCCCTAAAATTTACGAAAAAGCCAAAGCACATATCAAGCTGGTGCGTCCTGATTTTACAAATCGAATTAAACTTTACCAAGGTGAAGTCCCACTCTTTAGCCATTTTCAAATTGAATCACAAATTGAATCCGCTTTCCAACGTGAAGTCCGTTTACCTTCTGGAGGTTCAATTGTTATTGATGTCACCGAAGCATTAACCGCAATTGATATTAACTCATCTCGTTCTACTCGTGGTGGCGATATTGAAGAAACCGCATTAAATACTAATCTAGAAGCTGCCGATGAAATAGCTCGCCAATTACGTTTGCGTGATTTAGGCGGGTTAATTGTTATTGATTTTATTGATATGACACCTATTCGCCATCAACGTGAAGTCGAAAATCGCTTACGTGATGCGGTAAGACAAGATCGAGCTAGAATTCAAATTAGTCGAATTTCTCGCTTAGGCTTACTAGAAATGTCTCGCCAACGTTTAAGCCCGTCATTAAATGAATCAAGCCATCATATTTGCCCACGTTGTCAAGGTACGGGTAAAGTGAGAGATAATGAATCACTCTCTTTATCCATTTTGCGTTTATTAGAAGAAGAAGCATTAAAAGAACACACTAAACAAGTTCATACTATCGTACCAGTAAAAATTGCCACCTATCTCTTAAACGAAAAACGTAAAACAATCGCAGATATTGAGAAACGCCATAACGTTGATATTCTTGTTGTTCCAAACGAACATATGGAAACACCGCATTTCTCTGTATTCCGTTTACGGAATGGAGAAACCACCAATACATTAAGTTATAACTTGGCAAAATTACACGAAGAACAAGACGATTACTGTATGTCGGAAGATGCTTTAGTAAGTCGTAAAATTGAGATTCCTACCGCAAATTCTACCGATACCGCTGCAGTTGAAATCAATATCCCTTCACCTGCACCAGTGATTGAACGTAAAGAAAAAGAGAAAATCTCCTTATTTTCTCGTTTGATTAATTTTATCAAAAAACTCTTTTCAGGTGATACAACCGAAGAAAAAGAAAGTAAGGGACGCAATCAACGCCGTCGTCGCAATTCAAACCGCCGTGAGCGTGAAAAAGAAACTCGTCAAAACCGACAAGCACGTAATGAAAAACGTGAGAATAAAACTCAAAGTGAAAAAGAGTCAAACAAACGCAATAATCGTAGCAATCGGAAAGCAAATACCGAAGCCGATAAAGTAAAAGACTTACCGATAACAGAATTACAAGAACAGACGAAAGAACAAAACGTTACGCCTAGACGTCAACGCAGAGATCTTCGTAAAAAAGTTCGTTTAACTCAAGAAGTAGAAACAGCAATAACTGAACAGAATCAAACTGAAACGGTTATCACCGAAACAACGACACCATCAGAAAAAGTTGTTTCTACACCTGAACCAGTAAGTAAAACAGCAATTTTCGAAGAAAAAACGCTTGTTTCACAACAAAATAAACCAACAGAGGAGATAATTGAGTTACCAGTCGTTATTGACAATTCAACTGAAACAGTAACAACTGAAACAAACACCTCTGAACGCCATCATAAAGAAGGACGTCAACGCCGTTCACCTCGTCATTTACGGATGGGTAAACAACGTCGCCGTCATCAGCATAATGATGAACTGAAAGTATCACCAATGCCACTCTTTATGGCGGTTGCGTCACCAGAATTGGCAAGTGGAAAAATTCATATTTCACTGGCAAAACCTCAGCCAATCAAAGAAGCAAACTTTGTGTCAGTTGATGAAATGCTCCAACAGCAATCGGTAGAAACCAATACGATATTACCAGCAACTGCTATTGTGGAAGAACAAAAACCAGTCAAACCTTTGATTGATGTTTTAACTATGATTGCAAATGGGAAGGAAGGAAAGCCTGAACAACCTCATTTTCCTTCTGAACAAGGAGAGGTAATAACAGTTTCGACACCTGCGATTGTAGCAGATGCCATTACTGAGGAACAACAAGCAACCGTTGTAGAAATCCAACCTAATCTCGAAACTAAGAATGATACGTTAGAAAATACAGCGGAAATTATCCCTTCACCAGTTCAACCTGTTGAAGAAAAAACAATAACGTCAGAACCTCAAAAAATGACTCGAGTAACTTCAGAAGCTACTGCTGCTCCTACACTTTCTGAAATGGGTACTTTAACTGTTGATGTAAAACAATATCAATCTACCTTTCTATTTAAGGGGCGAGTAGGGACTATTTCATCGGTACAACATACCAAAGCAAAAGCAACTGTTGCACCAAGTATGCAATACCTGCCAACTGAGATTGACATAACAGAATGGAAAGGATCTCGTTTTAGCTTCCGTGGTCGCCGAAAAGCAGGGCATCACGCCGCAGTTGAACATATTTATGTTGAACCAACGCAAGCAAGAGTTAAAACTGAAAATATAGAGTAA